A window of Tripterygium wilfordii isolate XIE 37 chromosome 7, ASM1340144v1, whole genome shotgun sequence contains these coding sequences:
- the LOC120002960 gene encoding dirigent protein 23-like, which translates to MAKLCNLFVLVSLLAALKWAQAKEIWVNRVVREKETVTNLQFYFHDTFTGNNPSAIVSIQPNTTKKYATLFGGIVMIDDPLTVTPDPNSKLVGRAQGLYGSAGQTEFSLIMAVSLRFMDGGYNGSSLSISGTNPASNPVRELPIVGGTGIFRMARGFAIAHTYFFNSTSGDAIVGYNVTVFTAE; encoded by the coding sequence ATGGCAAAACTCTGCAATCTTTTTGTTCTAGTCTCTCTATTGGCAGCCCTAAAATGGGCTCAAGCAAAAGAAATTTGGGTCAACAGAGTTGTGCGAGAGAAGGAGACAGTAACCAACCTCCAATTCTACTTTCACGATACATTCACTGGCAACAACCCAAGTGCTATAGTGAGTATTCAACCCAATACCACAAAAAAATATGCCACGCTCTTTGGTGGAATCGTAATGATCGATGATCCGCTGACTGTGACGCCAGACCCGAATTCGAAGTTGGTGGGTCGGGCACAGGGGCTTTATGGGTCAGCTGGACAGACTGAATTCTCTCTTATAATGGCCGTGAGCTTGAGATTCATGGATGGTGGCTACAACGGTAGCTCGCTCAGTATATCTGGCACGAATCCGGCTTCCAACCCGGTTCGCGAGCTACCCATCGTGGGTGGGACTGGGATTTTTAGGATGGCGCGTGGATTCGCTATTGCGCACACGTATTTCTTTAATTCGACGAGTGGTGATGCTATTGTGGGGTACAACGTTACTGTTTTTACTGCTGagtaa
- the LOC120003111 gene encoding dirigent protein 15-like, which yields MEAARTIFVCALIVFVAAVTANDDYQIEGPIEYVKAEKVTHLQFYLHDILSGPNPTAVRVAQSNRTTDDKSPTPFGSVYAIDDHLRVGPEPNSTIIGNAQGLYLVSSQDPSKFTIVMYADFELTTGKFNGSSISVFSRNPVYMKQRDLAIVGGRGQFRMARGFVLVQTSYFNGTNGDAILQYTATIHHY from the coding sequence ATGGAGGCTGCAAGAACAATCTTTGTTTGTGCGTTGATTGTCTTTGTCGCTGCTGTGACGGCCAACGATGATTACCAGATTGAAGGGCCCATTGAGTATGTCAAAGCTGAGAAGGTCACACACCTTCAATTCTATCTCCATGACATCCTCAGCGGCCCAAACCCAACTGCAGTGAGGGTAGCACAGTCCAACCGCACCACCGACGACAAGTCACCGACGCCATTTGGCAGCGTTTACGCCATCGATGATCATCTCCGAGTGGGACCGGAGCCTAATTCGACGATTATAGGGAATGCACAAGGACTTTACTTGGTATCAAGTCAAGATCCTAGTAAGTTTACTATTGTAATGTATGCTGATTTTGAACTTACTACTGGAAAGTTCAATGGGAGTTCGATAAGCGTGTTTTCGAGGAATCCGGTGTATATGAAGCAGCGAGATCTCGCGATCGTCGGAGGGAGAGGCCAGTTCAGGATGGCTAGAGGGTTTGTTTTGGTGCAGACTAGTTATTTCAATGGCACTAATGGTGATGCCATCCTTCAATACACAGCCACTATACATCATTATTGA
- the LOC120002522 gene encoding dirigent protein 4-like, with translation MEAAGRVVVLALTLIFFINSAALADDKYYTKSRPYVHKKKHITNLHFYFHDTLSGKNPSAILVAKSNGTTTSPTSPTPFGTVFAIDDPLTVSPNKSSEVIGNVQGLYVSSGQDVLTLVAYFDFGFTKGEFNGSSISVFSRNPVTNKERELAVVGGRGKFRMARGFALLNTYFVDMKTGDAIVEYNVTVIH, from the coding sequence atggAAGCAGCAGGAAGAGTAGTGGTTTTGgctttgacattgatttttttCATCAACAGTGCAGCATTGGCAGATGACAAATACTACACAAAGAGCAGACCATATGTTCACAAGAAGAAGCACATCACTAATCTCCACTTCTACTTCCATGACACTCTTAGCGGCAAAAATCCAAGCGCAATCTTGGTTGCCAAATCCAACGGCACCACCACCTCCCCCACCTCCCCAACCCCATTTGGCACTGTTTTCGCCATTGACGATCCTCTCACCGTCAGCCCCAATAAGTCCTCTGAAGTGATTGGTAATGTTCAAGGTCTCTATGTATCTTCTGGCCAAGATGTGCTAACGCTAGTGGCTtactttgattttggttttacCAAAGGAGAGTTTAATGGAAGCTCCATTAGTGTGTTCTCAAGAAATCCTGTAACGAACAAGGAACGCGAGCTCGCTGTGGTTGGAGGTAGAGGCAAGTTCAGGATGGCTCGAGGGTTTGCTCTGCTTAATACTTACTTTGTGGATATGAAGACTGGTGATGCCATTGTTGAGTATAATGTCACTGTTATTCATTAG
- the LOC120002521 gene encoding dirigent protein 23-like gives MAKLHMCLVLMIVLVSITKCAQAEKKWARKVVGEKETTINLQFYLHDTLSGKNPSAILVAQAKTTYQYPTQFGSVMMADDPLTMTPEPNSLVVGRAHGLYGSAGQTDLALIMALSFHITSSAYVGSTINILGKNSPDLNANRELPVVGGTGAFRLARGYAYVKLLSIDPKTGDTILGYNITIVQ, from the exons ATGGCAAAACTGCATATGTGTCTGGTTCTTATGATCGTCCTAGTATCAATCACAAAATGTGCCCAAGCCGAAAAGAAATGGGCCAGGAAGGTTGTGGGAGAGAAGGAGACAACGATCAATCTCCAATTCTACTTGCATGACACACTCAGCGGCAAGAACCCAAGTGCTATATTGGTTGCTCAAGCCAAGACCACATACCAATACCCAACACAATTTGGGTCTGTCATGATGGCGGATGATCCGCTTACCATGACGCCCGAACCGAATTCGTTGGTGGTGGGTCGGGCCCATGGGTTGTATGGATCAGCCGGGCAGACTGATTTGGCTCTTATCATGGCTTTAAGTTTTCACATCACAT CCTCTGCCTACGTCGGTAGCACAATCAACATACTAGGGAAGAATAGCCCGGATTTGAATGCCAACCGAGAGTTGCCGGTCGTGGGTGGGACCGGAGCTTTCAGGCTAGCCCGTGGATATGCATATGTGAAATTACTCTCCATTGATCCAAAAACTGGAGATACTATTCTGGGGTATAATATTACTATTGTTCAATAA
- the LOC120002986 gene encoding dirigent protein 23-like, with translation MAKLALRELLLLLISLAAATQGVQALNAESWAIRLETQKETVTNLQFYFHDTLSGSNPSAVRVAQANNTDKSPTFFGSLMMADDPLTESPDPKSKLLGYAQGLYGSACQTDVGLLMAMNFEFVDGSYNGSSISLLGKNSALHPVREMAIVGGTGLFRLARGYAIAQTNWLNPLTGDAIVGYNVTIVH, from the coding sequence ATGGCAAAGCTAGCATTGCGTGAATTGCTTCTGCTTCTCATCTCTCTTGCGGCAGCCACACAAGGGGTTCAAGCCCTAAATGCTGAAAGTTGGGCCATAAGGCTTGAGACCCAAAAAGAGACCGTGACTAATCTCCAATTCTACTTCCATGACACACTAAGTGGGAGCAACCCAAGCGCAGTTAGGGTGGCTCAAGCCAACAACACTGACAAATCTCCAACCTTCTTTGGTTCTCTCATGATGGCGGATGATCCATTGACCGAATCGCCCGACCCGAAATCGAAGCTCCTGGGCTATGCACAAGGGCTTTATGGATCAGCTTGTCAGACTGATGTGGGTCTATTAATGGCCATGAATTTTGAATTCGTTGATGGAAGCTATAATGGTAGTTCAATTAGCCTTCTCGGCAAGAACTCGGCTTTGCATCCGGTTCGAGAGATGGCCATTGTTGGTGGAACCGGACTTTTTAGGCTCGCTCGTGGTTATGCGATTGCTCAGACCAATTGGCTTAATCCTCTTACTGGTGATGCTATTGTTGGCTACAACGTTACGATTGTTCATTGa
- the LOC120002896 gene encoding chaperone protein dnaJ 11, chloroplastic-like produces MFCISGSSRVCKTYGLASMASTSSFYELLGIPTSASCGEIKAAYRRLARVCHPDVVSINQKEMSANEFKKIHVAYSTLSDPNKRATYDRNLYASPRRKGLSAAAASAIKFSGYASRNWETDQCW; encoded by the coding sequence ATGTTTTGCATCTCAGGATCATCTAGAGTTTGCAAAACATACGGACTTGCTTCAATGGCTTCAACTTCATCATTCTATGAGCTACTTGGGATCCCGACGAGCGCGAGCTGCGGCGAAATCAAGGCTGCGTATCGGAGACTAGCTAGAGTTTGCCATCCAGATGTTGTGTCCATAAACCAGAAAGAGATGTCTGCAAATGAGTTCAAGAAAATTCATGTGGCATATTCAACCTTATCGGACCCCAACAAGCGTGCAACTTATGATAGAAATCTTTATGCCTCTCCGAGGCGTAAAGGGttatcagcagcagcagcttcaGCGATTAAATTTTCTGGGTATGCTAGTAGGAATTGGGAGACTGACCAGTGCTGGTAG